One window of Solwaraspora sp. WMMA2056 genomic DNA carries:
- a CDS encoding nuclear transport factor 2 family protein, giving the protein MSPVADRVEIAELVARLARAQDQRRFDDLRDVYTSDAATSSPRGELRGIDQIIEGFRRTSPADEGIQHFNTDVVVDLDADGDRAEVDTHQLVYFFRPGEAPYRTAGAQAHYVAVRTPGGWRFTSARIVPVWQHVAG; this is encoded by the coding sequence ATGTCACCGGTGGCCGACCGCGTCGAGATCGCCGAACTGGTCGCCCGGCTCGCCCGGGCCCAGGACCAGCGGCGCTTCGACGACCTGCGCGACGTTTACACCTCGGACGCGGCGACCAGCAGTCCGCGCGGTGAGTTGCGGGGGATCGACCAGATCATCGAGGGCTTCCGGCGGACCAGCCCGGCAGACGAGGGCATCCAGCACTTCAACACCGACGTGGTCGTCGATCTCGACGCTGACGGCGACCGGGCCGAGGTCGACACCCACCAGCTCGTCTACTTCTTCCGGCCCGGCGAGGCCCCGTACCGGACGGCCGGGGCACAGGCCCACTACGTCGCCGTCCGGACACCCGGCGGCTGGCGGTTCACCAGCGCCCGGATCGTGCCGGTCTGGCAGCACGTCGCCGGATGA
- a CDS encoding RNA polymerase sigma factor yields MRRSLDALDEGALLRRVARGDRRAFDELYRRTSPWLTARLRRRCADDDMVAEVLQDTYLAVWRSAGSQAQDAAKGSAVGWLWTIAARRLVDAFRARARRDRVPAVQTFATIAPAAEEEALAGRMDADLEHALLALPPNLRQVLRAMVLDGLTTRETSVLLGMPEGTVKTYARRARIALREALS; encoded by the coding sequence GTGAGACGGAGCCTGGACGCACTCGACGAGGGTGCACTGCTACGCCGCGTCGCCCGCGGCGATCGGCGCGCCTTCGACGAGCTGTACCGCCGAACGTCGCCGTGGCTGACCGCCCGCCTGCGGCGACGGTGCGCCGACGACGACATGGTCGCCGAGGTGCTGCAGGACACCTACCTCGCGGTGTGGCGGTCGGCCGGCAGCCAGGCCCAGGACGCGGCGAAGGGCAGCGCCGTCGGCTGGCTCTGGACCATCGCGGCCCGGCGGCTGGTCGACGCGTTCCGGGCCCGCGCCCGACGGGATCGGGTGCCTGCGGTGCAGACCTTCGCCACCATCGCGCCCGCCGCCGAGGAGGAGGCACTCGCCGGCCGGATGGACGCCGACCTGGAGCACGCACTGCTGGCGCTGCCGCCCAACCTGCGTCAGGTGCTGCGTGCGATGGTGCTCGACGGTCTGACCACGCGGGAGACATCGGTACTGCTCGGCATGCCGGAAGGGACCGTGAAGACGTACGCACGGCGCGCCCGGATCGCGCTACGGGAGGCGTTGTCATGA
- a CDS encoding NADP-dependent oxidoreductase, whose product MRIHRYGDPSVICDDDIPRPVPGAGEVLIRVAATSFNPSDIGLRRGLLRSIFPLDLPYTLGGEVSGTVTEVGADVRDVAVGDQVVGRLDGGGAAADHGVAPVGTLVAAPASIPLAHAAALPIAGLTAWQAVFEHADVAAGQRVLVVGAGGGVGGFAVQLARHAGAYVIATASPRSAGAVRRLGADQVVDYLTTSLADAVDEPVDVILNLVVADAAQNAALLPLARPGGVVVSVTVPVTAPAGAAVTAKHFVARNDTGQLAALVRLVDTGAVTVDISASYPLTDLAEVHRIAEAGGNRGKIILTP is encoded by the coding sequence ATGCGAATTCACCGGTACGGCGACCCTTCGGTGATCTGCGACGACGACATCCCCAGGCCGGTGCCCGGTGCCGGTGAGGTGCTGATCCGGGTCGCCGCGACTTCGTTCAACCCGTCCGACATCGGATTGCGCCGTGGACTGCTGCGGTCGATCTTCCCGCTCGACCTGCCGTACACCCTGGGCGGTGAGGTCTCCGGCACGGTGACCGAGGTCGGCGCGGATGTCCGCGACGTCGCTGTCGGCGACCAGGTCGTGGGCCGTCTCGACGGGGGCGGCGCGGCGGCAGACCACGGCGTCGCGCCGGTCGGCACACTGGTCGCCGCGCCGGCCAGCATTCCGCTGGCCCACGCCGCCGCGCTGCCGATCGCCGGGTTGACCGCCTGGCAGGCGGTGTTCGAGCACGCCGACGTCGCCGCCGGGCAACGGGTGCTGGTCGTCGGCGCGGGCGGTGGCGTCGGTGGGTTCGCCGTCCAACTGGCCAGGCACGCCGGTGCGTACGTGATCGCCACCGCGAGCCCACGCAGCGCCGGGGCGGTACGCCGGCTCGGTGCCGATCAGGTCGTCGACTACCTGACCACGTCGCTCGCCGACGCGGTGGACGAGCCGGTCGACGTGATCCTCAACCTGGTCGTGGCCGATGCGGCACAAAACGCGGCGTTGCTGCCCCTGGCCCGGCCCGGCGGCGTCGTCGTCTCAGTGACCGTCCCCGTCACCGCACCGGCCGGTGCGGCGGTGACCGCGAAGCACTTCGTGGCCCGTAACGACACCGGTCAGCTCGCCGCCCTGGTCCGGCTGGTCGACACCGGGGCAGTCACAGTGGACATCTCCGCCAGCTACCCGTTGACTGACCTCGCCGAGGTGCACCGGATCGCCGAAGCCGGCGGCAATCGGGGAAAGATCATCTTGACTCCGTGA
- a CDS encoding AraC family transcriptional regulator → MDVLSDVMAVVRTGQPRSARHQWRSPWAQRFAPVPGSIGFHLILRGPCRLTLDGAAPIALAAGDIVLRPRGGGHTLASGPGEDSTTASVCGAYQLDAGHALALLDDLPELIHLPGHLDRHPQLWSAAELLATELDRPRPGTAAIVPALLDILLLHMLRTWLDQQSAGGVANGWAAALRDPPIAGALRAMHRDLARSWTVAALAAEAGLSRTEFARRFALLLGRPPLAYLTWWRMTTAGRLLLQSDAPLRVIAAEVGYRSEFAFASAFKRHFGIAPGAHRRGGNPVARSGSDR, encoded by the coding sequence GTGGACGTGCTCAGCGATGTGATGGCGGTGGTCCGGACCGGGCAGCCGCGTTCGGCGCGGCATCAGTGGCGGTCGCCGTGGGCGCAGCGGTTCGCGCCGGTGCCGGGCTCGATCGGCTTTCACCTCATTCTGCGGGGTCCGTGCCGGCTGACTCTGGACGGTGCCGCGCCGATCGCGTTGGCCGCCGGCGACATCGTGCTCCGGCCCCGTGGGGGTGGGCACACACTGGCCAGCGGTCCGGGGGAGGATTCGACCACGGCCAGCGTCTGCGGGGCGTACCAGCTCGACGCCGGCCATGCACTTGCGTTGCTGGACGACCTGCCGGAGCTCATTCACCTCCCCGGGCACCTCGACCGGCACCCGCAACTGTGGTCGGCGGCGGAGCTGCTCGCTACCGAGTTGGACCGCCCCCGGCCCGGTACGGCGGCCATCGTCCCCGCCCTACTGGACATCCTGCTGCTACACATGTTGCGGACCTGGCTCGATCAGCAGTCAGCCGGCGGCGTGGCCAACGGCTGGGCGGCGGCGCTGCGCGACCCGCCGATCGCCGGTGCGTTGCGTGCGATGCACCGCGACCTTGCCCGATCGTGGACGGTCGCCGCGTTGGCCGCCGAGGCCGGGCTGTCCCGGACAGAATTCGCCCGCCGCTTCGCTCTACTGTTGGGTCGACCGCCGCTGGCCTACCTGACCTGGTGGCGGATGACGACAGCCGGGCGGCTGCTGCTGCAGTCCGACGCGCCGCTGCGGGTCATCGCCGCCGAGGTCGGGTACCGGTCGGAGTTCGCCTTCGCCAGCGCGTTCAAACGCCACTTCGGGATCGCCCCGGGTGCGCACCGCCGTGGTGGGAACCCCGTTGCCCGATCAGGTTCGGACCGCTGA
- a CDS encoding tetratricopeptide repeat protein encodes MTGPNATTGQTDPFVDRESALAAFDQFTAGAPERVLVYSGMSGQGKSRLLAELGRRLASGRAGTVDLDRLVETAPGGHADVAFATTDAVARICAGWTGARLRRYQQARRAAEAALAAAYAEVPTVTVSATDGAVVQDVSITVVTDPAALRAAGVRAHQRTLIAEALADELRGADLTGRVLFVDTVERLPYLDEVAGPDDEARGARQTSWFLGELLPRLLDAAPDLRIVLAGREPPAAGPPMVHIALTEWEPVHTAQFLATRGITDPTLVEAVHRTCAGLPGWTDLAAAAIDTARGSGPGLTADEIARRAAGQPVERWLPEVFLDRLAAPWHAVVTAAAVPRVLSRAAVAALLDPAPADDTWFHQLGRYTFVRLGTDTDGSTVATLHPLVRIALLDSLRRNDPGRLRELHLRARAYFAGLGEATEELYHALALGSGLAGTFWRQRFDQAIATLQTATARTLIDLVLAPEQRAGLLVADPRLAVDAEVGAAVVSRLTNRHDDAQRHLAQAQHLAGRSGYRAALSTIAQERARLALWGSQVADGIDEARIALSIATDLGRDGDQGQAHDLLGDLSMRSGDLATARQHFAAAIAAFEQSGSPEGKANSLLSLGNLELRDGDPVAARRSLDTALTLYVAAGRRRGQADVHLSLGLLDRMSEDPTNARTHYLTAERLYLAVDDEMGAANCRYRLGELAVDAGDLAQAEQYFTHAEQVFTAHGDRLGVANTQRGLGGSALHRKDYGLAQQRLRRAAEIYDEIDSAYGRAMVNYLLGEVAVGVGDLLDAGRLLAISLATVEQVGDVSLRGQIQLRLGLVAVVTGDPTRGAELIRQALADFRQAGLPGAAASAEQALAKIDQDRGQVLARLDALAPAPRLLLDLISLVAADDRWSFVVEAVWPVLWQAVHPSSGAAVPDFAAALAALTRAGLVTTQRTITPDAGPVTRYGFPDDAVRVMVRDAADADRTRTVNELLAVAWFQRFEAERATPTPTTVRAGVGAAVYTAELGDLDTAWQVMEATLQVAQVTDQVAAMLPMLREIAMRSGDRQRFAQYLLATSDDTGELTGLLDQARADGHDELATAIAAGIHDRLLAEHQPARALDLADQELRTATGEQRARWLRRRLAALYDLGRHRDILAGLDDALTAAAEAGADLDTRAAADRDELARLQVAMLHHGVGAAKATAEWELALSLNDRILHQLAAIGASPAERAYYRFSGYAALLELGLWQDCERVLADSERAFRAADDTTMVAAVLSARAILASRRGEPFLALEFDREALATAYAVGDLGTVSQVHANYANHLAQAGGAPAERVAHRLASALLYRLVGNAPMVERTLAGLAAEPRRTGLRSTLPRSLAELAQRVAVVPGVDLVGMLSALGADAVAVNDAFDRLMVAAR; translated from the coding sequence GTGACCGGCCCGAACGCAACGACCGGCCAGACCGACCCGTTCGTCGACCGCGAATCGGCGCTCGCCGCGTTCGACCAGTTCACCGCCGGTGCGCCCGAACGGGTGCTGGTCTACTCCGGAATGTCCGGGCAGGGCAAGTCGCGGCTGCTGGCCGAGCTGGGCCGGCGGCTGGCGTCCGGCCGGGCCGGGACGGTGGACCTCGACCGCCTGGTGGAGACCGCCCCGGGCGGCCACGCCGACGTCGCATTCGCGACGACCGACGCGGTCGCCCGGATCTGCGCCGGCTGGACCGGCGCCCGGCTACGCCGCTACCAGCAGGCCCGCCGCGCCGCCGAGGCGGCTCTCGCGGCCGCGTACGCCGAGGTGCCGACCGTCACGGTCAGCGCCACCGACGGGGCGGTCGTGCAGGACGTGTCGATCACGGTGGTCACCGACCCGGCCGCGCTGCGCGCCGCCGGCGTACGGGCCCACCAGCGCACCCTCATCGCCGAGGCCCTCGCCGACGAGCTGCGCGGCGCCGACCTGACCGGCCGGGTGCTGTTCGTCGACACCGTGGAACGGCTGCCGTACCTCGACGAGGTCGCCGGCCCCGACGACGAGGCCCGGGGTGCCCGGCAGACCTCCTGGTTCCTCGGTGAGCTGCTCCCCCGACTGCTCGACGCCGCACCGGATCTGCGGATCGTGCTCGCCGGCCGGGAACCACCGGCCGCCGGCCCACCGATGGTCCACATCGCGCTGACCGAATGGGAGCCCGTACACACCGCCCAGTTCCTCGCCACCCGGGGCATCACCGATCCGACGCTGGTCGAGGCGGTGCACCGTACCTGTGCGGGGTTGCCCGGCTGGACCGACCTGGCCGCAGCGGCGATCGACACCGCTCGGGGGTCCGGGCCCGGGTTGACCGCCGACGAGATCGCCCGCCGTGCCGCCGGCCAGCCGGTCGAACGGTGGCTGCCGGAGGTGTTCCTGGACCGGCTGGCGGCACCCTGGCACGCGGTGGTGACCGCCGCCGCCGTACCCCGGGTGCTGAGCCGGGCGGCCGTCGCCGCCCTGCTCGATCCGGCACCGGCCGACGACACCTGGTTCCACCAGCTCGGCCGCTACACCTTCGTCCGGCTCGGCACCGACACCGACGGCTCCACCGTGGCCACTCTGCATCCGCTGGTCCGCATCGCGCTGCTGGACAGCCTGCGGCGCAACGACCCCGGCCGGCTGCGTGAGCTGCACCTGCGGGCCCGCGCCTACTTCGCCGGGCTGGGCGAGGCCACCGAGGAGCTGTACCACGCGCTGGCCCTCGGCAGCGGCCTGGCCGGCACGTTCTGGCGGCAGCGCTTCGACCAGGCGATCGCGACCCTGCAGACCGCCACCGCCCGGACCCTGATCGACCTGGTCCTCGCCCCGGAGCAGCGGGCCGGCCTGCTCGTCGCGGATCCGCGACTGGCTGTCGACGCCGAGGTGGGCGCCGCCGTCGTGTCCCGGCTGACCAACCGGCACGACGACGCGCAGCGGCACCTGGCGCAGGCGCAGCACCTGGCCGGGCGGTCCGGTTACCGCGCGGCGCTCTCCACCATCGCCCAGGAGCGGGCTCGGCTGGCGTTGTGGGGCAGCCAGGTGGCCGACGGCATCGACGAGGCCCGGATCGCCCTGTCGATCGCCACCGACCTCGGCCGCGACGGTGACCAGGGTCAGGCACACGACCTGCTCGGCGACCTGTCCATGCGCTCCGGTGACCTGGCCACCGCCCGGCAGCACTTCGCCGCCGCGATCGCCGCGTTCGAACAGTCCGGATCCCCGGAGGGGAAGGCCAACTCGCTGCTGTCCCTGGGCAACCTCGAACTGCGCGACGGCGACCCGGTCGCGGCCCGGCGCAGCCTGGACACCGCGCTGACGCTGTACGTCGCCGCCGGTCGGCGACGGGGTCAGGCCGACGTGCATCTCTCGCTCGGTCTGCTGGACCGCATGAGCGAGGATCCGACGAACGCCCGCACCCACTACCTCACCGCCGAACGCCTCTACCTGGCCGTCGACGACGAGATGGGCGCGGCGAACTGCCGCTACCGGCTCGGTGAGCTGGCCGTCGACGCCGGCGACCTGGCGCAGGCCGAGCAGTACTTCACCCACGCCGAGCAGGTCTTCACCGCTCACGGTGACCGACTCGGAGTGGCCAACACGCAACGCGGGTTGGGCGGCAGCGCCCTGCACCGCAAGGACTACGGTCTCGCCCAGCAGCGGCTGCGGCGGGCGGCGGAGATCTACGACGAGATCGACTCGGCGTACGGCCGGGCGATGGTCAACTACCTGCTCGGTGAGGTCGCCGTCGGCGTCGGTGACCTGCTCGACGCCGGCCGGCTGCTGGCGATCAGCCTCGCCACCGTCGAACAGGTCGGCGACGTGTCACTACGCGGGCAGATCCAGCTCCGGCTCGGCCTGGTCGCGGTGGTGACCGGTGACCCCACCCGCGGCGCGGAGCTGATCCGGCAGGCCCTGGCCGATTTCCGCCAGGCCGGCCTGCCCGGCGCGGCCGCCTCCGCCGAGCAGGCGTTGGCAAAGATCGACCAGGACCGGGGTCAGGTGCTGGCCCGGCTCGACGCGCTGGCACCGGCGCCCCGGCTGCTGCTCGACCTGATCAGCCTGGTCGCCGCCGACGACCGCTGGTCGTTCGTTGTCGAGGCGGTCTGGCCGGTGCTGTGGCAGGCGGTGCACCCCTCGTCGGGTGCGGCGGTGCCCGACTTCGCCGCCGCCCTCGCCGCGCTGACCCGCGCCGGGCTGGTGACGACACAACGCACAATCACCCCGGACGCCGGGCCGGTGACCCGCTACGGCTTCCCCGACGATGCCGTACGGGTGATGGTGCGCGACGCCGCCGACGCCGACCGGACCCGTACGGTCAACGAACTGCTCGCGGTGGCCTGGTTCCAGCGGTTCGAGGCCGAACGGGCCACGCCGACGCCGACCACCGTACGGGCCGGGGTCGGCGCCGCCGTCTACACCGCCGAACTCGGCGATCTCGACACGGCCTGGCAGGTGATGGAGGCGACGCTGCAGGTCGCCCAGGTCACCGACCAGGTGGCGGCGATGCTGCCGATGCTGCGGGAGATCGCGATGCGCAGCGGCGACCGGCAGCGGTTCGCCCAGTATCTGCTGGCCACCAGCGACGACACCGGCGAGTTGACCGGGCTGCTCGACCAGGCCCGCGCCGACGGCCACGACGAACTGGCCACCGCGATCGCCGCCGGCATCCACGACCGGCTGCTCGCCGAGCACCAGCCGGCGCGGGCACTCGACCTGGCCGACCAGGAGCTGCGTACGGCGACCGGCGAGCAGCGGGCACGCTGGCTGCGCCGCCGCCTCGCTGCCCTGTACGACCTGGGCCGTCACCGCGACATCCTCGCCGGCCTGGACGACGCGCTCACCGCCGCCGCCGAGGCTGGTGCCGACCTGGACACGCGGGCCGCCGCCGACCGGGACGAGTTGGCGCGGTTGCAGGTCGCGATGCTGCACCACGGGGTCGGCGCGGCAAAGGCCACCGCCGAGTGGGAGCTGGCGTTGTCGCTCAACGACCGCATTCTGCACCAGCTCGCCGCCATCGGTGCCAGCCCGGCGGAGCGGGCGTACTACCGGTTCAGCGGCTACGCGGCGCTGCTGGAGCTGGGCCTGTGGCAGGACTGCGAACGGGTGCTCGCCGACAGCGAACGCGCCTTCCGGGCCGCCGACGACACCACGATGGTGGCGGCGGTGCTCAGCGCCCGCGCGATCCTGGCGAGCCGTCGAGGGGAGCCGTTCCTGGCGCTGGAGTTCGACCGCGAGGCGCTGGCGACCGCGTACGCCGTCGGTGACCTGGGCACCGTCAGCCAGGTGCACGCCAACTACGCCAACCATCTGGCCCAGGCGGGCGGTGCACCGGCCGAGCGCGTCGCCCACCGGCTGGCCTCGGCGCTGCTCTACCGGCTCGTCGGCAACGCGCCGATGGTCGAGCGGACCTTGGCCGGGCTGGCGGCGGAGCCACGCCGTACCGGCCTTCGGTCGACGCTGCCCCGGTCCCTGGCGGAGCTGGCGCAGCGGGTGGCGGTGGTGCCCGGCGTCGACCTGGTGGGGATGCTGTCCGCACTCGGCGCGGACGCGGTCGCGGTCAACGACGCCTTCGACCGGTTGATGGTCGCGGCCCGGTGA
- a CDS encoding SDR family NAD(P)-dependent oxidoreductase: protein MTVDDVRPDLDPTPTGVDPAQLAVCLDVIEALSALPSDHPDVVRVQRATAKLYKSVKLRRRAEKREEVLAADRAVTAATATGAPGRIDDETKGIPLVSSTIGATAGILRQPRACYICKERYREVDAFYHQLCPPCAKLNHERRDARTDLTGRRALLTGGRAKIGMYIALRLLRDGAHTTITTRFPQDAARRFAAMDDSDQWLHRLRILGVDLRDPAQVIAVADAVAAQGPLDILINNAAQTVRRSPGAYAHLVAAESAPLPDGPLPEIVSFSSPGGRGNAATAIAAGQPQTSAITPQALTALALTSGSATPDRIALATAIDAGGLVPDLDPVNSWVQRVDEVDAVELLEVQLCNSVAPFILISRLRPTMAAAPARRKYVVNVSAMEGVFSRGYKGPGHPHTNMAKAALNMLTRTSAREMLTDGILMTAVDTGWITDERPHPTKMRLADEGFHAPLDLVDGAARVYDPIVRGEQGEDLFGCFLKDYAPAAW, encoded by the coding sequence ATGACGGTGGACGACGTACGACCGGATCTTGATCCGACCCCGACCGGGGTCGACCCGGCGCAGCTGGCGGTCTGCCTCGACGTCATCGAGGCGCTGTCGGCGCTGCCGTCTGACCACCCCGACGTGGTACGGGTGCAGCGGGCCACCGCCAAGCTGTACAAATCGGTCAAGCTGCGGCGGCGGGCCGAGAAACGGGAGGAAGTCCTCGCCGCCGACCGGGCCGTCACCGCGGCCACCGCGACCGGGGCACCCGGGCGCATCGACGACGAGACCAAGGGCATTCCGCTGGTGTCGTCGACCATCGGCGCCACCGCCGGCATCCTGCGCCAACCCCGCGCCTGCTACATCTGCAAGGAGCGTTACCGCGAGGTCGACGCCTTCTACCACCAGCTCTGCCCGCCCTGCGCCAAGCTCAACCACGAACGCCGCGACGCCCGCACCGACCTGACCGGTCGGCGGGCGCTGCTCACCGGCGGTCGGGCCAAGATCGGCATGTACATCGCGCTGCGGCTGCTCCGCGACGGCGCACACACCACGATCACCACCCGCTTCCCACAGGACGCCGCCCGCCGGTTCGCCGCCATGGACGACAGCGACCAGTGGCTGCACCGGCTGCGCATCCTGGGCGTCGACCTGCGCGACCCGGCCCAGGTGATCGCGGTCGCCGACGCGGTCGCCGCCCAGGGCCCGCTGGACATCCTGATCAACAACGCGGCGCAGACCGTCCGACGCAGCCCCGGCGCGTACGCCCACCTGGTCGCCGCCGAGTCGGCACCGTTGCCCGACGGTCCGCTGCCGGAGATCGTCAGCTTCTCCTCGCCCGGCGGGCGCGGCAACGCCGCGACGGCGATCGCCGCCGGGCAGCCGCAGACGTCGGCGATCACCCCGCAGGCGCTCACCGCGCTGGCGTTGACCAGCGGCTCGGCCACCCCGGACCGGATCGCCCTGGCCACCGCGATCGACGCCGGTGGGCTGGTGCCGGACCTCGACCCGGTGAACAGTTGGGTGCAGCGGGTGGACGAGGTCGACGCGGTGGAGCTGCTCGAAGTGCAGCTGTGCAACTCCGTCGCACCGTTCATCCTGATCAGCCGGCTGCGGCCGACGATGGCCGCCGCACCGGCCCGGCGCAAGTACGTGGTGAACGTCTCCGCGATGGAGGGAGTGTTCAGCCGGGGATACAAAGGTCCCGGCCACCCGCACACCAACATGGCCAAGGCCGCGCTGAACATGCTGACCCGCACCAGCGCGCGGGAGATGCTGACCGACGGCATCCTGATGACCGCCGTCGACACCGGCTGGATCACCGACGAACGGCCGCATCCGACGAAGATGCGCCTGGCCGACGAAGGCTTCCACGCACCGCTGGATCTGGTCGACGGCGCCGCCCGGGTGTACGACCCGATCGTACGGGGTGAGCAGGGCGAGGACCTGTTCGGCTGCTTCCTGAAGGACTACGCCCCCGCCGCCTGGTAG
- a CDS encoding zf-HC2 domain-containing protein yields the protein MTTHPTPTLISRYATGDDGIDDATVWAVEAHLETCAPCRAQLADAVAPTDRQLLDRVAAGITAGIDAGPRPARPRLLRRTGAAARMLPWLATVAALMLVAVLFESTFASLPSLVLLIAPVAPLLPVAAAWSRRTDPAWELVSSMPRTGLALLLRRTLAAVLTVVPVLAAASWSTGHSPVLWLLPCLAFTAGALALGGLVGVDRAALGLSAVWSAAVVAPSVVGQRLPVILEAGSWPGWVAATLVLGAVVLLRGTDHSRLHVGRL from the coding sequence ATGACCACCCACCCCACCCCCACTCTCATCTCCCGCTACGCCACCGGTGACGACGGCATCGACGACGCCACCGTCTGGGCGGTCGAAGCCCACCTGGAGACCTGTGCACCATGCCGAGCGCAGCTGGCCGACGCCGTCGCGCCGACCGACCGGCAACTGCTCGACCGGGTCGCGGCCGGAATCACCGCCGGCATCGACGCCGGGCCCCGACCGGCCCGCCCCCGTCTGCTGCGGCGCACCGGCGCGGCCGCCCGGATGCTGCCCTGGCTGGCCACCGTCGCCGCGTTGATGCTGGTGGCCGTGCTGTTCGAATCGACCTTCGCCAGCCTGCCGTCGTTGGTGCTGCTGATCGCGCCGGTCGCACCGCTGCTGCCGGTGGCCGCCGCCTGGAGCCGCCGCACCGACCCGGCCTGGGAACTGGTCTCCTCGATGCCCCGTACCGGGCTCGCGCTGCTGCTGCGCCGGACCCTGGCAGCGGTGCTCACGGTGGTCCCGGTGCTGGCGGCGGCGAGCTGGTCGACCGGCCACTCCCCCGTGCTGTGGCTGCTGCCGTGCCTGGCCTTCACCGCCGGTGCCCTGGCCCTGGGCGGTCTGGTCGGCGTCGACCGGGCCGCGCTCGGGTTGTCCGCCGTCTGGTCCGCCGCCGTCGTCGCGCCCAGCGTCGTCGGCCAGCGCCTGCCGGTGATCCTCGAGGCCGGCAGCTGGCCCGGCTGGGTGGCGGCCACCCTGGTGCTCGGCGCGGTCGTGCTGCTGCGCGGCACCGACCACAGCCGACTGCACGTCGGTCGACTCTGA
- a CDS encoding DUF5980 family protein, protein MSRTVRLMLAVATGLALMATASPAAAAPADTTAPGSATAAAEATWDLSDYQQKACFPANAPFWTYFVGFIAGSWSTPLQVDVQGLPEGTVTSLPHPPIAPRDNGDRYIGTAWVSVNVPALDYGDYPAVMTVTDGSSTQTMPILIRAQERWGC, encoded by the coding sequence ATGTCCCGTACCGTCCGACTGATGCTCGCCGTGGCGACCGGGCTGGCGCTGATGGCGACCGCCAGCCCGGCGGCCGCAGCACCCGCCGACACCACCGCACCGGGGTCCGCCACGGCTGCGGCCGAGGCGACCTGGGATCTGTCGGACTACCAGCAGAAGGCATGCTTCCCGGCGAACGCTCCGTTCTGGACGTACTTCGTCGGCTTCATCGCTGGCAGCTGGTCCACGCCGCTGCAGGTCGACGTGCAGGGGCTGCCCGAGGGCACCGTCACCAGCCTGCCGCACCCGCCGATCGCGCCGAGAGACAACGGTGACCGGTACATCGGTACCGCCTGGGTCAGCGTGAACGTGCCGGCACTGGACTACGGCGACTACCCGGCCGTGATGACGGTGACCGACGGGTCGAGTACCCAGACCATGCCGATCCTGATCCGGGCGCAGGAGCGCTGGGGCTGCTGA
- a CDS encoding adenylyl-sulfate kinase produces MAHLVILTGPIAAGKNTVAELLADLLTDAGRTVVVVDVDEVAAMVRRPGAGAGGLWFAAHEAHGARAVARSGVSPPGAPPVP; encoded by the coding sequence ATGGCACATCTGGTGATCCTCACCGGCCCGATCGCGGCCGGCAAGAACACCGTAGCGGAGCTGCTCGCCGACCTGCTGACCGACGCCGGGCGTACCGTCGTGGTCGTCGACGTCGACGAGGTCGCCGCCATGGTCCGCCGGCCCGGCGCGGGCGCGGGCGGATTGTGGTTCGCCGCGCACGAGGCACACGGCGCGCGGGCTGTCGCGCGATCCGGGGTTTCACCACCGGGCGCACCACCGGTTCCGTGA
- a CDS encoding ABC transporter ATP-binding protein: MRAVSAAETAPTTYAWSVHAEQLVVRAGRHVAVNGLDLALGTGVHGLLGPNGAGKTTLMRALATVVKPNGGRLDLLGETITSRADLRRVRRRLGYLPQHFGFYPRFTVREFVEYMAWLKEMPKAEIPSAVQRAVDRVGLTSRADSKLKSLSGGMLRRAGIAQAIVNDPEVLLLDEPTVGLDPEQRLDFRELLREIGVDSCVLVSTHLVEDVAAGCTDVVLINEGRLVWQGTPAQLAEQGGAGDAGDSATERGYSALLRAYRGKVPA; encoded by the coding sequence ATGCGTGCGGTCAGCGCGGCGGAGACCGCACCGACCACGTACGCCTGGTCGGTGCACGCCGAACAGCTGGTGGTCCGCGCCGGGCGGCACGTCGCCGTCAACGGGCTCGACCTGGCGCTGGGCACCGGTGTGCACGGGCTGCTCGGCCCCAACGGCGCCGGCAAGACCACCCTGATGCGGGCGCTCGCCACTGTCGTCAAGCCCAACGGCGGGCGGCTCGACCTGCTCGGCGAGACCATCACCAGCCGTGCCGACCTGCGCCGGGTACGCCGGCGGCTCGGCTACCTGCCGCAGCATTTCGGCTTCTACCCCCGGTTCACCGTCCGCGAGTTCGTCGAGTACATGGCCTGGCTCAAGGAGATGCCGAAGGCCGAGATCCCGAGCGCGGTGCAGCGGGCGGTCGACCGGGTCGGCCTGACCAGCCGGGCCGACTCGAAGCTGAAGTCGCTCTCCGGCGGCATGCTGCGCCGCGCCGGCATCGCCCAGGCGATCGTCAACGACCCGGAGGTGCTGCTGCTCGACGAGCCGACTGTCGGGCTCGACCCGGAACAGCGCCTGGACTTCCGGGAGCTGCTACGTGAGATCGGCGTGGACAGCTGCGTACTGGTCTCCACCCACCTGGTTGAGGACGTGGCGGCGGGTTGCACCGACGTGGTGCTGATCAACGAGGGCCGGCTGGTCTGGCAGGGCACCCCGGCGCAGCTGGCTGAGCAGGGCGGAGCCGGTGACGCCGGGGACAGCGCCACCGAGCGCGGATATTCGGCGCTGCTGCGCGCGTACCGGGGGAAGGTGCCGGCATGA